A genomic segment from Nitrosopumilus sp. K4 encodes:
- a CDS encoding SDR family oxidoreductase: MDFKNKIILITGASSGIGKETAIEFAKNGSNLVLVARRKEKLEELQKKLEKFNVKIMVCPCDVSVKSQVAKMSSEVLKKFGSIDILVNNAGFAIYGSVSDLTIEEIESQMAINYLGMVYCIKNFLPSMIQKKSGHIVNVASVAASFGLPGIASYCASKFAMLGFSEGLKHELNGTGVGITVVSPIMVRTAFFEHPSFEKFPKYSPTSLNAKTVAKVILQAANSPRLEIVVPSVVRGAIWIKNTFPYLINPIIRNTFKKKLDSKSK, encoded by the coding sequence GTGGATTTTAAAAATAAAATTATACTAATTACAGGAGCATCATCTGGAATTGGAAAAGAAACAGCAATAGAATTTGCGAAAAATGGCTCAAATCTAGTTCTTGTTGCAAGAAGAAAGGAAAAATTAGAAGAGTTACAAAAAAAACTTGAAAAATTTAACGTAAAAATCATGGTTTGCCCATGTGATGTTTCTGTTAAATCACAGGTTGCAAAGATGTCTTCAGAAGTATTAAAAAAATTTGGTTCAATTGATATTTTAGTAAATAATGCTGGATTTGCAATTTATGGTTCTGTGTCTGATCTTACTATTGAAGAGATTGAATCGCAAATGGCAATAAATTATTTAGGAATGGTTTATTGTATCAAAAATTTTCTTCCATCAATGATACAAAAAAAATCTGGTCATATTGTTAATGTAGCATCTGTTGCTGCAAGCTTTGGTTTACCGGGAATTGCATCATATTGTGCATCAAAGTTTGCTATGTTAGGATTTTCAGAGGGACTCAAACATGAATTAAATGGCACAGGAGTCGGAATTACTGTTGTTAGTCCAATAATGGTAAGAACAGCTTTTTTTGAACATCCATCATTTGAAAAATTTCCAAAATATTCACCAACTTCACTTAATGCAAAAACTGTTGCAAAAGTTATTCTTCAAGCAGCAAATTCTCCTCGATTGGAGATTGTCGTTCCTTCTGTTGTTCGTGGAGCTATATGGATAAAAAACACTTTTCCATATTTAATAAACCCAATTATAAGAAATACATTTAAGAAAAAACTAGATTCAAAATCTAAATAA
- a CDS encoding lysylphosphatidylglycerol synthase transmembrane domain-containing protein — protein sequence MNWRLVAIPATLIPIFIIAIQFDIKIEDVLAIGFFPFLGGVVAMMIKLGLQGVKFAYIARKYLGNFDSILKLTGVRVGSEFIKFTTPMFVGAEFIVIYYLHKKGVKPSKSTWIAIMDIVTEVFAGGLLSIMAGIIALMHGAYVVAGVILGTSITVTSLWMVLFFLSSKRTFQVPKVFSKLVDRFGKEKGQRYIEQTNMWMEEVCTMSRKNLRTTESKKVFTVSFLFSLISWSFYGTSFMIIAFGTGYIINAFDSIMAVMGANAIGNLPITVGGSGLAEFGIVAFLNNLDPFNFDIPEGTVAWDAVIGWRIATYYVPIAITWLLLVKLALSKISKKNQN from the coding sequence ATGAACTGGAGATTAGTTGCCATTCCTGCTACCCTTATTCCAATCTTTATCATTGCAATTCAGTTTGATATTAAAATTGAAGATGTACTAGCTATAGGATTCTTTCCATTTTTAGGTGGTGTGGTAGCAATGATGATAAAACTTGGTCTTCAAGGAGTAAAATTTGCGTACATTGCAAGAAAATATCTTGGTAATTTTGATTCTATTTTGAAGTTAACAGGTGTCCGAGTAGGAAGCGAATTCATAAAATTTACCACTCCAATGTTTGTAGGAGCAGAATTCATAGTAATTTATTATCTACACAAAAAAGGTGTAAAGCCATCAAAGTCAACATGGATTGCAATTATGGATATTGTAACTGAAGTTTTTGCAGGCGGTTTATTGTCAATAATGGCTGGAATTATTGCATTGATGCATGGTGCATATGTTGTTGCAGGCGTGATTTTGGGTACTAGCATTACTGTGACATCATTATGGATGGTATTGTTTTTCTTGTCATCAAAAAGAACATTTCAAGTACCAAAAGTTTTTTCAAAACTTGTAGATAGATTTGGGAAAGAAAAAGGCCAAAGGTATATCGAACAAACTAACATGTGGATGGAAGAAGTATGTACTATGAGCAGAAAAAATCTTAGAACTACTGAATCCAAAAAAGTGTTTACCGTATCATTTTTATTCTCTCTTATATCGTGGTCTTTTTACGGAACATCCTTTATGATTATTGCATTTGGAACAGGTTACATCATAAATGCCTTTGACTCTATCATGGCAGTAATGGGTGCAAATGCAATTGGAAACCTTCCTATTACTGTTGGAGGTTCTGGATTGGCAGAATTTGGCATTGTTGCATTTCTAAATAATTTGGATCCATTCAACTTTGATATTCCTGAGGGGACAGTTGCATGGGATGCTGTAATTGGATGGAGAATCGCGACATACTATGTACCAATAGCAATTACTTGGCTATTGCTGGTAAAATTGGCATTAAGCAAGATTTCCAAGAAAAATCAGAACTAA
- a CDS encoding ATP/GTP-binding protein, which translates to MKTIFISGTAGSGKSLLTSKLSEYHTKNGAFTAVLNLDPGVENLPYTCDIDVRDYVDIVSIMNQYDLGPNGALIMANDLIASKIDEIQNEVNRVNPDYLIVDTPGQIELFAYRSSGRFLVENITSDEKTNIFLFDGALITTPVNFVSIALLATSIRLRLNLPTVNVVTKTDLIGTKIKDILQWSTNLRTLENAIANEADGETYSLTTNILRGLNLSGFAQGLIPISNVTGEGMANLEGALSRILNLGEEVED; encoded by the coding sequence TTGAAAACAATTTTTATTTCAGGTACTGCTGGTTCGGGAAAATCACTACTTACATCAAAACTAAGTGAATACCATACCAAAAATGGTGCATTTACTGCTGTCTTGAACTTAGATCCAGGGGTTGAGAATCTTCCATATACATGCGATATTGATGTCAGAGATTATGTAGATATTGTATCAATCATGAATCAATATGATTTAGGCCCAAATGGAGCACTGATTATGGCAAATGATCTTATTGCCTCAAAAATTGATGAAATTCAAAATGAGGTAAACAGAGTAAATCCAGATTATCTTATTGTAGATACTCCAGGACAGATTGAATTGTTTGCATATCGTTCTAGCGGAAGATTTCTTGTTGAAAACATAACATCTGATGAAAAAACAAACATCTTTCTATTTGATGGTGCATTAATTACGACACCAGTAAATTTTGTTTCAATTGCATTACTAGCAACATCAATCAGATTACGTTTGAATTTGCCAACAGTCAATGTTGTTACAAAAACGGATCTAATTGGGACAAAAATAAAAGACATCTTACAATGGTCTACAAATTTACGTACATTAGAAAATGCCATAGCAAACGAGGCCGATGGAGAAACATATTCTCTTACAACAAATATTCTACGAGGACTAAACTTGAGTGGATTTGCACAAGGATTGATTCCAATATCAAATGTTACAGGAGAAGGGATGGCAAATCTTGAGGGTGCCTTAAGCAGAATTCTTAACTTAGGTGAAGAGGTAGAAGACTAG
- a CDS encoding homoserine kinase produces MASKVTVKAPSSTANLGPGFDVFGLAVDAFFDEVTLTKKKEKGITIISADNIPTNPEQNTAGLVVKNMIKKFKTKDGIEIKIKKGVPAGFGMGSSAASAAAAAVAFNKLYNLKLDDNSLVEFAGSGEKASAGSVHYDNVAAAVLGGFVIVRTNPLSVIKIEPPTNLRMCIAVPKLQVPKKKTKVSRGVIPKKVKLTDSVLNLSNAACIVTGFIKKDPGLIGSSIKDVIVEPARKHMIPGFSRVKENALKAGAEGVTISGAGPSVIAFSKSSADLKKISGAMSRGFSSAKTKCQTIICKPSKGAISKIK; encoded by the coding sequence ATGGCATCAAAAGTTACGGTAAAAGCTCCTTCATCTACTGCAAATTTAGGGCCAGGGTTTGATGTGTTTGGGTTGGCAGTAGATGCATTCTTTGATGAAGTCACATTAACAAAAAAGAAAGAAAAAGGAATTACAATAATTTCTGCAGACAACATTCCTACAAATCCAGAACAAAATACTGCTGGATTGGTTGTGAAAAATATGATAAAAAAATTCAAAACTAAAGATGGTATTGAAATCAAAATCAAGAAAGGAGTTCCAGCTGGATTTGGTATGGGAAGTAGTGCAGCTTCAGCTGCAGCAGCTGCAGTAGCATTTAACAAGTTGTATAACTTGAAACTCGATGATAATTCTCTAGTAGAATTTGCAGGATCTGGTGAAAAGGCAAGTGCAGGGTCTGTTCACTATGATAATGTCGCAGCAGCTGTTTTGGGAGGATTTGTGATTGTAAGAACAAATCCGTTAAGTGTAATCAAAATTGAGCCACCTACAAATCTTAGAATGTGTATAGCAGTTCCCAAATTACAAGTCCCTAAAAAGAAGACAAAGGTTTCAAGGGGAGTTATTCCAAAAAAAGTAAAATTAACTGATAGTGTATTGAATCTATCAAATGCTGCATGCATTGTTACAGGTTTTATTAAAAAAGATCCTGGATTAATTGGAAGCTCAATCAAAGATGTGATTGTAGAGCCTGCAAGAAAACACATGATTCCAGGATTTTCCAGAGTTAAAGAAAATGCACTGAAGGCAGGAGCTGAGGGCGTGACAATTAGTGGTGCAGGCCCTTCAGTCATTGCATTTTCAAAAAGTTCAGCTGATCTTAAAAAAATCTCTGGTGCAATGTCTAGAGGATTTTCATCGGCAAAAACAAAGTGTCAAACAATAATCTGCAAGCCTAGCAAAGGTGCAATATCAAAGATAAAGTGA
- a CDS encoding 7-cyano-7-deazaguanine synthase codes for MKKAVIVFSGGIDSVCAASFLKSKYELYGISFSYGQKANREIVAAKTFAKKLGLKEHKIVDIDFMKSLYGDSNVLTSKKRKIPSKFDYSIVVPIRNAVFLSIASAWAYTLNASVVAYGAHTGDKNYPDCRPAFAKKLESAFNQGEIDGINSGLRKDISIWSPYREGLSKSDLLKIGIKTMGNSIFNTWSCYASKKLHCGQCESCNNRKAAFSNAKINDRTKYLK; via the coding sequence ATGAAAAAGGCAGTAATTGTGTTTAGTGGCGGAATAGACTCTGTATGTGCTGCTTCATTTTTAAAGTCAAAATATGAGCTGTATGGAATCTCGTTTTCATATGGTCAAAAGGCAAATAGGGAGATTGTTGCTGCCAAAACCTTTGCAAAAAAACTAGGCTTGAAAGAACACAAGATTGTAGATATTGATTTTATGAAGAGTCTTTATGGAGATTCAAATGTATTAACAAGCAAAAAAAGAAAGATTCCAAGCAAGTTTGATTATTCGATAGTAGTTCCTATTCGTAATGCAGTTTTCTTATCCATAGCATCTGCATGGGCATATACGCTAAATGCATCAGTTGTTGCATATGGAGCACATACGGGTGACAAGAATTATCCAGATTGCAGACCAGCCTTTGCTAAAAAATTAGAATCAGCATTTAATCAAGGAGAAATAGACGGAATAAACTCAGGGCTAAGAAAAGATATCAGCATATGGTCTCCCTATCGTGAGGGATTATCAAAAAGTGATCTTTTAAAGATTGGAATCAAAACTATGGGAAACTCAATTTTTAATACTTGGAGTTGTTATGCAAGTAAAAAACTTCATTGTGGCCAATGTGAATCTTGCAATAACAGAAAGGCTGCATTTTCAAATGCAAAAATTAATGACAGAACAAAATATCTAAAATAA
- the folE gene encoding GTP cyclohydrolase I FolE, producing MDKERVKKLVRELIIELGEDPTREGLIDTPERIADMYKEIFGGYESDSELSVQFSEDSDVVVARDIQFYSMCEHHMLPFFGKIHIAYSPNGRVFGISKLVRLVEKYSKRLQIQERLTKNIADELYAQGVKGVVVLADAEHLCMKMRGVRNDALLSSSAYRGIYENKEEKESIMAMIRRRPSENLL from the coding sequence ATGGACAAAGAACGTGTTAAAAAACTCGTTAGGGAATTAATTATTGAGCTTGGGGAAGATCCTACACGTGAGGGATTAATTGACACTCCTGAAAGAATTGCAGACATGTACAAAGAGATTTTTGGAGGATATGAATCTGATTCAGAACTATCTGTACAATTCTCAGAGGATTCTGACGTAGTTGTTGCAAGAGACATTCAGTTTTATTCAATGTGTGAGCATCACATGCTACCATTTTTTGGAAAAATACACATTGCATATTCCCCAAATGGCAGAGTTTTTGGAATCTCAAAACTAGTCAGACTGGTAGAAAAGTATTCTAAAAGATTACAGATTCAAGAAAGACTGACCAAAAATATTGCTGATGAACTGTATGCTCAAGGCGTAAAAGGAGTAGTAGTATTGGCTGATGCTGAGCACCTTTGCATGAAGATGCGAGGAGTAAGAAATGACGCATTACTTTCATCTTCAGCATACAGAGGAATTTATGAAAATAAAGAAGAAAAAGAGAGTATTATGGCCATGATCAGAAGACGTCCATCTGAGAACTTACTCTAA
- a CDS encoding 7-carboxy-7-deazaguanine synthase QueE, whose amino-acid sequence MSVRLFEIFTSIEGEGILFGTKTLFVRLAGCPFTCFYCDTKESLPLDSGDEYSIEDTCALIDKNLKDKTFKVNFTGGDPLIQHNAVAELAKYVQSKNILTYLESSCFDADRFNHVLPFIDIVKIEFKTKDSEFVDSKHYDLLIENACKCLESAMSAKKTTYIKIVTSSKTKLHDFKLLVEKIFNTVSKDNIDGFIIQPTFGVAEPSLDLLLELYDAVYPYYSNVKVVPQLHKLIGAP is encoded by the coding sequence TTGAGTGTAAGATTATTTGAGATATTCACATCAATTGAAGGCGAGGGGATTCTGTTTGGAACAAAGACACTTTTTGTTAGATTAGCTGGATGTCCTTTCACATGCTTTTATTGTGATACTAAGGAATCCCTCCCGCTTGATTCAGGCGATGAATATTCAATAGAGGATACATGTGCACTAATTGACAAAAATTTGAAAGACAAGACATTCAAAGTAAATTTTACAGGCGGTGATCCATTAATCCAACACAATGCTGTAGCAGAATTAGCAAAATACGTTCAATCAAAAAATATCTTGACTTATCTAGAATCATCTTGTTTTGATGCAGACAGATTCAATCACGTTTTACCGTTTATTGATATTGTAAAAATAGAGTTTAAGACTAAGGATTCAGAATTTGTTGACTCAAAACACTATGACCTATTAATTGAGAATGCTTGTAAATGTCTTGAATCAGCAATGTCTGCTAAAAAGACTACTTACATCAAAATTGTCACCAGCTCGAAAACAAAATTACATGATTTCAAATTACTTGTTGAAAAAATATTCAATACCGTTTCAAAAGATAACATTGACGGATTTATCATACAGCCTACATTTGGAGTAGCAGAGCCTTCCTTGGACTTATTACTGGAACTCTATGATGCTGTCTATCCATATTATTCTAATGTCAAAGTTGTACCTCAACTTCACAAACTTATTGGTGCACCATAG
- a CDS encoding MarR family transcriptional regulator — protein sequence MNQQIVPIHGKEYLREDGMLFVRTDGILETMVKVPLLVVSMIIVTAVMPIQSSFSSPRTLDLIIYPDGTTHISAEVDVDPLATDYELDLFGSTIDNFVAVGENGFLLTSDVIGNFALIETFGSSTISVEYDIHDLVSKKGRIWTFSLDAPSDFTLLLPKNSAIVGMTNLPIDMKLVNDQNQLTLSEGQTEIDYLFSTTTTPNNPDPVEPISNSDNLMYAAIGSVATAAIVGIVAIIKTRKKSARPIQQTETSQTIMKSESIAPETIFKLNPDIREDDKEIVKFISNNGGQALESELRKKFLQPRTTMWRAVKRLERNGIIEIEKKDMQNLVKLRKNLEEEL from the coding sequence ATGAACCAGCAAATCGTACCAATTCATGGGAAAGAGTACCTACGAGAAGATGGAATGCTTTTTGTAAGGACTGATGGTATTCTCGAAACAATGGTCAAAGTTCCACTTTTGGTTGTTAGTATGATTATTGTAACAGCCGTAATGCCAATCCAGTCTTCATTCAGCTCTCCTAGGACCCTAGATCTCATAATTTATCCTGATGGAACAACACATATTTCTGCCGAAGTTGATGTTGATCCACTTGCAACTGATTATGAACTTGATCTGTTTGGAAGCACAATAGATAATTTTGTGGCTGTAGGCGAAAACGGATTCTTGCTTACTAGTGACGTTATAGGAAATTTTGCACTAATTGAAACATTTGGCTCATCTACAATTTCTGTAGAATATGATATTCATGACTTGGTCTCAAAAAAAGGAAGAATTTGGACCTTTTCTTTAGATGCACCGTCTGATTTTACTTTACTTTTACCCAAAAACTCTGCCATAGTTGGAATGACAAATCTACCAATTGATATGAAACTAGTAAATGATCAAAACCAACTTACTTTATCTGAAGGTCAAACTGAGATTGATTATCTTTTTAGCACAACTACAACACCTAATAACCCTGATCCAGTTGAACCTATTTCAAATTCGGATAATTTGATGTATGCAGCAATTGGCAGCGTTGCAACAGCTGCCATAGTTGGAATTGTAGCAATCATCAAAACAAGAAAAAAATCAGCAAGACCAATTCAACAAACTGAAACATCTCAAACCATTATGAAATCTGAATCAATTGCACCTGAAACAATTTTCAAATTAAATCCAGATATTCGTGAAGATGATAAAGAGATAGTGAAGTTTATCTCCAACAACGGGGGCCAAGCATTAGAAAGTGAATTGAGAAAGAAATTCCTACAGCCAAGAACAACTATGTGGCGTGCCGTAAAAAGATTGGAACGTAATGGTATTATAGAAATTGAAAAAAAAGACATGCAAAACCTTGTAAAATTACGCAAGAATTTGGAGGAAGAATTATGA
- a CDS encoding winged helix-turn-helix domain-containing protein has translation MGIMGDILDVTADGGRNGVIVSAISRKANLSHYAVLDKCEKLVEAGLVESVKNDRNRVFLITEKGLQFFQEFKRFQGLVESMNLRY, from the coding sequence ATGGGCATAATGGGTGACATCCTAGACGTTACCGCCGATGGCGGCCGTAATGGAGTCATTGTATCTGCAATTTCTCGCAAAGCCAACCTATCTCACTATGCAGTACTAGACAAATGTGAGAAACTGGTAGAAGCAGGCTTAGTCGAGTCCGTCAAAAATGATAGGAACAGAGTCTTTTTGATTACTGAAAAAGGACTGCAGTTTTTCCAGGAATTTAAGAGATTTCAGGGACTCGTAGAGAGTATGAATCTAAGGTACTAA
- a CDS encoding transcriptional regulator, which produces MFDKFKKDEGGEMVEERTEESTETETSTTESSSEIGIGELMDKRAKLEEAIDYVGLMIKNLKDKRTNLEKDIEEESVDIKNLKEKLQKVSEYIEEENQGIKELSNKRQQVESEADQVGSIINSLRDRLSGLDRIIDDEGNKVKKVKESRESLEN; this is translated from the coding sequence ATGTTTGATAAATTCAAAAAAGATGAAGGCGGGGAAATGGTAGAAGAAAGGACAGAAGAATCAACTGAGACAGAAACTTCCACCACAGAGTCATCAAGTGAAATTGGAATAGGCGAATTAATGGATAAACGTGCCAAACTAGAAGAGGCAATTGATTATGTCGGATTGATGATTAAAAATCTCAAGGATAAGAGAACAAATCTTGAAAAGGATATCGAGGAGGAATCAGTAGATATCAAGAATTTGAAAGAAAAACTTCAAAAAGTTAGTGAGTACATCGAGGAAGAAAATCAAGGAATAAAGGAATTGTCCAATAAAAGACAGCAGGTAGAAAGTGAAGCAGATCAAGTGGGTTCTATAATCAACAGTTTACGTGATAGACTATCAGGATTAGATAGAATTATTGACGATGAAGGAAATAAGGTCAAGAAAGTAAAAGAGTCTAGAGAGTCATTAGAAAATTAA
- a CDS encoding Snf7 family protein encodes MPNFQNKWASQHQPGIGDKISDVLKPKGPLKPKVQTGIKRLQTQITKLDSMINKLKERDGKLFKRIVEATESHDTSTSKVLSKELAEVRKVSKILGNARIALEQIELRLTTYHDLGDTVVTIMPTIGLMKNLKSSLAKFMPGADQEINQMAEMLGGFMTDSFSSEGAFGIDDSTNSESEKILQEAAAVAESSTGQMFPSVPTDTEKSTANSSKFY; translated from the coding sequence TTGCCAAACTTTCAAAATAAATGGGCTTCACAACATCAACCAGGAATTGGTGACAAAATTAGTGATGTACTAAAACCAAAAGGCCCACTAAAACCAAAGGTCCAAACAGGAATTAAGAGATTACAAACTCAGATTACTAAACTGGATTCAATGATAAACAAACTAAAAGAAAGGGACGGTAAGCTTTTCAAAAGAATCGTTGAGGCAACTGAATCACATGATACTAGCACAAGTAAGGTATTGTCAAAAGAATTAGCTGAAGTTAGAAAAGTTTCAAAAATTTTAGGAAATGCTAGAATTGCATTAGAACAAATTGAATTACGATTAACAACCTATCATGATCTAGGTGACACGGTTGTTACTATAATGCCTACAATAGGATTAATGAAGAACCTAAAATCATCACTAGCAAAATTCATGCCAGGAGCTGATCAAGAAATTAATCAGATGGCAGAAATGCTTGGAGGCTTCATGACTGATAGTTTCTCAAGTGAAGGTGCATTTGGAATTGATGACTCAACAAATTCAGAATCAGAAAAAATCTTACAAGAAGCAGCTGCAGTAGCCGAAAGTTCAACTGGACAAATGTTCCCATCAGTACCAACTGACACAGAAAAATCTACTGCAAATTCTTCCAAGTTTTATTAA
- a CDS encoding SDR family NAD(P)-dependent oxidoreductase, whose translation MKLSGKVALITGGSRGIGFSTAKIFSENGAKVVITAKDPKRLENAVSKLSNTIAIPADIKNEEDVKKVVDKTVEKFGKLDILVNNAGIFPKIKQLHEIEESEWQEVLDVNLTGQFRFTKAAISYLKKTCGCIINISSDAGLKAYEGFNADAYSAAKAALIILTKCWALEYSKNKIRVNCICPGVVDTDMTKPFLKTEKDRDFMNNEHPIGRIGKPEEVGKAVLYFASDDASWTTGAVLAVDGGESIK comes from the coding sequence TTGAAGCTTTCTGGAAAAGTAGCCCTGATTACTGGTGGTAGTAGAGGAATAGGATTTTCAACTGCAAAAATTTTTTCTGAAAATGGCGCTAAAGTTGTAATCACTGCAAAGGATCCTAAACGATTAGAAAATGCTGTTTCAAAACTATCTAATACAATTGCAATTCCAGCTGATATTAAAAATGAAGAAGATGTAAAAAAAGTGGTAGATAAGACTGTTGAAAAATTTGGCAAGTTAGATATTCTTGTAAATAATGCGGGAATTTTTCCAAAAATTAAACAGTTACACGAAATTGAAGAATCGGAATGGCAAGAAGTTTTAGACGTAAATTTGACAGGACAATTTCGATTTACAAAAGCTGCTATTTCTTACCTGAAAAAAACTTGTGGATGTATAATCAATATTTCATCAGATGCTGGCCTAAAGGCATATGAAGGATTTAATGCTGATGCATATTCAGCTGCAAAGGCGGCCCTAATTATTCTTACAAAATGTTGGGCTTTGGAATATTCAAAAAATAAAATTCGAGTTAATTGTATTTGTCCAGGCGTTGTTGATACAGATATGACAAAACCCTTTTTGAAAACTGAGAAAGATAGAGATTTTATGAATAATGAGCACCCAATAGGACGCATAGGTAAGCCAGAAGAGGTGGGTAAGGCTGTACTTTATTTTGCATCTGATGATGCATCATGGACTACAGGTGCAGTTTTGGCAGTTGATGGAGGAGAATCAATAAAGTGA
- a CDS encoding 3'(2'),5'-bisphosphate nucleotidase CysQ has product MDSIPISDKVPELDVAIDAAVQAGNAILEVYNEKYETRTKSDDSPITEADVKSNEIIKKILSKTNHSILSEEDKDDLSRLSKETIWIVDPLDGTSDFIDKTGEFTVMIALVKNQKPILGVIAWPTEKTIFAAEKGKGAYRFSNNKWEKIHVTKISELSKCRTVGSRHHLSETEKNFIKKLGIEDFTSIGSSLKVGKISSGEAEAYITTTNKMKEWDSAASYCIIKEAGGKMTDMSGNDITYNNKIVNHQNGILVTNGLIHEKIVNEFKKLDQIS; this is encoded by the coding sequence ATGGACAGCATTCCAATAAGTGATAAAGTTCCAGAGTTAGATGTAGCCATAGATGCTGCCGTACAGGCAGGAAATGCAATTTTGGAGGTTTACAATGAAAAATATGAAACAAGAACAAAAAGTGATGATTCTCCAATTACAGAAGCAGATGTAAAAAGCAATGAGATTATTAAAAAAATTCTTTCAAAAACAAATCATAGTATATTATCAGAAGAGGATAAAGATGATTTGAGTAGGCTCTCAAAAGAAACAATTTGGATTGTTGATCCTCTTGATGGAACATCTGATTTTATCGATAAAACTGGAGAATTTACCGTAATGATTGCTCTTGTTAAAAATCAAAAACCAATTCTAGGTGTAATTGCCTGGCCAACAGAAAAAACTATTTTTGCAGCAGAAAAAGGAAAAGGTGCCTATAGATTTTCAAATAACAAATGGGAAAAAATTCATGTTACTAAAATTTCAGAACTTTCAAAATGTAGAACTGTAGGTTCAAGACATCATCTATCAGAGACTGAAAAAAACTTCATCAAAAAACTAGGAATAGAGGACTTTACAAGCATAGGTAGTTCATTAAAAGTTGGAAAAATTAGTTCTGGGGAGGCAGAAGCATACATTACAACAACAAACAAAATGAAAGAATGGGATTCAGCAGCATCATATTGTATTATAAAAGAAGCAGGAGGAAAGATGACAGACATGTCAGGAAATGATATTACATATAACAACAAAATTGTAAATCATCAAAATGGAATTCTAGTTACTAATGGTTTGATTCATGAAAAAATAGTAAATGAGTTTAAAAAATTAGATCAGATT